Proteins encoded by one window of Arabidopsis thaliana chromosome 2, partial sequence:
- a CDS encoding F-box SKIP23-like protein (DUF295) (CONTAINS InterPro DOMAIN/s: F-box domain, cyclin-like (InterPro:IPR001810), Protein of unknown function DUF295 (InterPro:IPR005174); BEST Arabidopsis thaliana protein match is: F-box family protein (TAIR:AT2G16300.1); Has 211 Blast hits to 201 proteins in 10 species: Archae - 0; Bacteria - 0; Metazoa - 0; Fungi - 0; Plants - 211; Viruses - 0; Other Eukaryotes - 0 (source: NCBI BLink).) → MADWSLLPNDLLELIVGHLETSFEIVLFRSVCRSWRSVVPPLDHSRCLGIKTHDISFNAGFTFSDQPTDQPPFKSSVDCTLKNIPIYLVKFWTPYGDDYLIAEMREREGGEPKLLLSPLSSNRIIYGMGINKVLFNSLTSPIIPFGQYYEITYFKKQPIRYRYGLPYHLWNEVEWVETSERVEFLRLHSEDSRDFAVLFAGRMCNLVMYRSRNMSWTQVVEHPETYAYQDLVAFKGKFYALDSSGRGRVFVVELSLRVTEIPSVKGSQYCSKESLVQLGEELLLVQRFIPAGRRYDEYIYTWFKVFRLDEEGGKRKWVQVNYLNDRVIFLGARTKLCCSVHKLPGANENCIVFLASNDGSIFDNDSVLLFDLKTRRTNTAFNECKGYMGVFGANLKSLVSCGLVTIPNPTTRFLL, encoded by the exons ATGGCAGATTGGTCCTTGCTTCCGAATGACTTACTAGAACTAATCGTGGGTCATCTTGAGACATCTTTCGAGATTGTCCTCTTCCGTTCCGTCTGCAGGTCATGGCGGTCTGTTGTACCTCCACTAGATCATTCCCGCTGTTTAGGTATCAAAACTCATGATATATCGTTCAATGCCGGTTTTACGTTCAGCGATCAACCAACGGATCAACCTCCGTTTAAAAGTAGTGTTGATTGCACACTAAAAAACATCCCAATTTATCTTGTGAAATTCTGGACTCCGTATGGTGATGATTATTTAATAGCAGAGATGCGTGAACGAGAGGGTGGGGAACCGAAGTTATTGTTGTCGCCCTTGTCATCTAATCGTATTATATATGGAATGGGAATAAATAAAGTGTTGTTCAACTCTCTTACCTCACCAATTATCCCATTTGGACAATACTACGAG ATAACctactttaagaagcaaccCATTCGTTACCGCTATGGATTACCCTATCATTTATGGAATGAAGTAGAGTGGGTAGAGACTTCCGAGAGAGTTGAATTTCTTAGACTGCATAGTGAAGATAGCAGAGATTTTGCGGTGCTTTTTGCTGGAAGAATGTGCAATTTGGTGATGTATAGAAGCCGTAACATGAGTTGGACTCAAGTTGTGGAGCATCCTGAAACGTATGCATATCAAGATTTGGTTGCATTCAAAGGAAAGTTTTATGCTCTTGATTCAAGTGGAAGGGGACGTGTCTTTGTTGTCGAACTTTCTTTGAGAGTTACGGAGATCCCCTCAGTCAAAGGATCGCAATATTGTTCTAAAGAAAGTCTGGTGCAGTTAGGCGAAGAGTTGTTGCTAGTGCAACGGTTCATACCTGCAGGGCGGCGTTatgatgaatatatatatacatggtTCAAAGTGTTTAGacttgatgaagaaggaggGAAGAGAAAGTGGGTTCAAGTTAATTACTTGAACGACCGAGTGATCTTTCTTGGAGCTCGGACGAAACTCTGCTGCTCGGTACATAAGCTCCCAGGTGCAAATGAGAATTGCATTGTGTTCCTTGCTTCAAATGATGGTTCTATCTTTGACAATGATTCAGTCCTTTTGTTTGACCTAAAAACCAGAAGAACTAATACTGCGTTTAATGAATGCAAAGGCTACATGGGGGTGTTCGGCGCGAATCTTAAATCTTTGGTGTCTTGTGGACTTGTGACCATTCCAAACCCAACGACAAGATTTCTGTTATGA
- a CDS encoding F-box family protein (F-box family protein; CONTAINS InterPro DOMAIN/s: F-box domain, cyclin-like (InterPro:IPR001810); BEST Arabidopsis thaliana protein match is: F-box family protein with a domain of unknown function (DUF295) (TAIR:AT2G16290.1); Has 144 Blast hits to 140 proteins in 7 species: Archae - 0; Bacteria - 0; Metazoa - 0; Fungi - 0; Plants - 144; Viruses - 0; Other Eukaryotes - 0 (source: NCBI BLink).) yields the protein MADWSLLPNDLLELIVGHLETSFEIVLFRSVCSSWRSVVPPQDQSRCLSIKTHDISFNAGFSFSGQPTDHPLFGSTLTKIPIYLVKFWTPFGDDYLLAEMREREGGEPMFLLSPLSSNRIIYGMGINKVLFNSLTSPIIPFGQYYEITYSEKQPIRYRYGLPCHLWDKLEWVEITERVEFLKLDSEDSRDFAVLFAGRMCNLVMYRSRNMSWTQVVEHPEKYAYQDLVAFKGKFYALDSSGRGRVFVVELSLEVMEIPSVRGSQQSSKENLVLSGEELLLVQRFTPEVRHYDEYLYTWFRVFRLDEEEGRESGFKLMTLTTE from the exons ATGGCAGATTGGTCCTTGCTTCCGAATGACTTACTAGAACTAATCGTGGGTCATCTTGAGACATCTTTCGAGATTGTCCTCTTCCGATCCGTCTGCAGCTCATGGCGGTCTGTTGTACCTCCACAAGATCAATCCCGCTGCTTAAGTATCAAAACTCATGATATATCATTCAATGCCGGGTTTTCGTTCAGCGGCCAACCAACGGATCATCCTCTGTTTGGAAGCACACTAACAAAGATCCCAATTTATCTAGTGAAATTCTGGACTCCGTTTGGTGATGATTATTTATTGGCAGAGATGCGTGAACGAGAGGGTGGGGAACCGATGTTTTTGTTGTCGCCCTTGTCATCTAATCGTATTATATATGGAATGGGAATAAATAAAGTGTTGTTCAACTCTCTTACCTCACCAATTATCCCATTTGGACAATACTACGAG ATAACCTACTCTGAGAAGCAACCCATTCGTTACCGCTATGGATTACCCTGTCATTTATGGGATAAATTAGAGTGGGTGGAGATTACCGAGAGAGTTGAATTTCTTAAACTGGATAGTGAAGATAGCAGAGATTTTGCGGTGCTTTTTGCTGGAAGAATGTGCAATTTGGTGATGTATAGAAGCCGTAACATGAGTTGGACTCAAGTTGTGGAGCATCCTGAAAAGTATGCATATCAAGATTTGGTTGCATTCAAAGGAAAGTTTTATGCTCTTGATTCAAGTGGAAGGGGACGGGTCTTTGTTGTCGAACTTTCTTTGGAAGTTATGGAGATCCCCTCAGTCAGAGGATCACAACAGTCTTCTAAAGAAAATCTGGTGCTGTCAGGCGAGGAGTTGTTGCTAGTGCAACGGTTCACCCCTGAAGTGCGGCATTATGATGAATATCTATATACATGGTTCAGAGTGTTTAGACTTGATGAAGAGGAGGGAAGAGAAAGTGGGTTCAAGTTAATGACTCTAACGACCGAGTGA
- a CDS encoding uncharacterized protein (unknown protein; Has 64 Blast hits to 48 proteins in 21 species: Archae - 2; Bacteria - 36; Metazoa - 11; Fungi - 6; Plants - 3; Viruses - 2; Other Eukaryotes - 4 (source: NCBI BLink).), protein MEEVTAPTMVAPTMVDGGLEDGDGGEDTGSSGEGSGSNEDGGLELEDCGSGDEDDGGSGGSADSETVVVMVVVVVVNGDSREDKIVILYIIHQL, encoded by the exons ATGGAGGAGGTGACGGCTCCGACGATGGTGGCTCCAACGATGGTG GATGGTGGCTTGGAGGACGGCGATGGTGGTGAGGACACTGGTAGCTCCGGCGAGGGCAGTGGTTCCAATGAAGATGGTGGCTTGGAGTTGGAGGACTGCGGTAGtggtgatgaagatgacgGCGGTAGTGGTGGTTCCGCCGATAGCGAAACTGTGGTGGTGATGgttgttgtggtggtggtTAATGGTGATAGTAGGGAGGATAAAATtgtcatattatatattatacatcAACTCTAA
- a CDS encoding F-box family protein: MSEHVMVLGKGNKGISKNSSVNPYESAWLGRWTQSGSEVKFHDGETNCSKQLIRPEDENHGVEVLPFPMFKVSQKRETTTTTTTKPSFHEDVGSSSRAMVNRMPWMYPQGENFSSSNRLDFPIQEKTTQNLLELIRPVRIYATVDSVNLPKEDSHQLLKGSTVSMKLKGKIFGGYLDLFPNQDHSHNRGGVRLQSLESSKDTQEDGPRKNESSAETNTLEMDRLQTIHLSGSISSSSTKGKGIKGYSAIPRTEIPDMNEEPPLVPDRENSVDGHQGETSNSATQSMNVEHFLSRDCKRVRLEPEVEASSRWVKRLKTSPSDSSETKSMMKMKEASLGEKENNNLFLEILKSGINNLQPRNQEPVVSQSNDLRQGGDDITLLHPWIQRWCKKKTTSTDQPTGQEASFEPESHKEFEKKQYPSIAAMALMGKALSGLNPYGLRKTNSLMVWNARDLR, encoded by the exons ATGTCTGAACATGTTATGGTTTTGGGTAAAGGTAACAAAGGAATCAGCAAGAATTCTTCAGTCAATCCATATGAATCAGCTTGGTTAGGTCGTTGGACTCAGTCAGGTAGTGAAGTGAAGTTTCATGATGGTGAGACCAATTGCTCTAAGCAGTTGATAAGACCTGAAGATGAGAATCATGGAGTCGAGGTCTTGCCGTTTCCTATGTTCAAGGTTTctcaaaagagagagactactactactactactactaaaCCGTCTTTCCATGAAGATGTTGGTTCAAGCTCGAGAGCTATGGTTAATAGAATGCCCTGGATGTATCCGCAAGGAGAGAACTTCAGTTCTAGTAACCGTCTTGACTTCCCAATTCAAGAAAAGACTACTCAAAACTTGCTAGAGTTGATAAGACCGGTGAGGATTTACGCAACGGTTGATTCTGTTAACTTGCCTAAAGAAGATAGTCATCAGTTATTGAAGGGGTCTACAGTTTCCATGAAACTGAAAGGGAAGATTTTTGGTGGATATCTTGATCTGTTTCCTAATCAAGATCACTCCCACAATAGAGGAGGAGTAAGGCTGCAGTCTCTAGAAAGCTCAAAGGATACTCAAGAAGATGGACcgagaaaaaatgaatcatcGGCAGAGACTAATACCTTAGAAATGGATAGACTTCAGACTATACATCTTTCCGGCTCCATTTCTTCGTCATCAACTAAG GGAAAAGGAATAAAAGGCTACTCAGCCATTCCAAGGACCGAAATACCTGACATGAATGAAGAACCACCTCTTGTTCCGGATAGAGAGAATTCAGTAGATGGACATCAGGGAGAAACAAGCAACTCGGCTACTCAAAGTATGAATGTGGAACACTTTCTGTCCAGAGATTGCAAACGTGTGCGGTTGGAACCAGAAGTAGAAGCCAGCAGTAGATGGGTCAAGCGTCTGAAGACAAGCCCCTCAGATTCCAGTGAAACCAAGAGcatgatgaagatgaaagaagCATCACTgggagaaaaagagaacaatAATCTATtccttgagatcttgaagtCCGGAATCAACAATCTCCAACCGAGAAATCAAGAACCCGTCGTTTCACAGAGCAATGATCTGAGACAAGGAGGAGATGACATTACACTTCTGCATCCATGGATCCAGAGGTGGTGCAAGAAGAAAACTACATCAACAGATCAACCAACAGGGCAAGAAGCTAGCTTTGAGCCAGAGAGTCACAAGGAGTTCGAGAAGAAACAGTATCCGAGTATTGCAGCCATGGCATTGATGGGGAAGGCTCTGAGCGGTTTAAACCCATATGGTCTTAGAAAGACCAACTCTCTCATGGTTTGGAATGCAAGGGATTTGAGgtag
- a CDS encoding 40S ribosomal protein S25 (Ribosomal protein S25 family protein; FUNCTIONS IN: structural constituent of ribosome; INVOLVED IN: translation; LOCATED IN: in 6 components; EXPRESSED IN: 12 plant structures; EXPRESSED DURING: 6 growth stages; CONTAINS InterPro DOMAIN/s: Ribosomal protein S25 (InterPro:IPR004977); BEST Arabidopsis thaliana protein match is: Ribosomal protein S25 family protein (TAIR:AT4G34555.1); Has 650 Blast hits to 650 proteins in 221 species: Archae - 0; Bacteria - 0; Metazoa - 278; Fungi - 134; Plants - 144; Viruses - 0; Other Eukaryotes - 94 (source: NCBI BLink).), which yields QAPKKDKVPPPSSKPAKSGGGKQKKKKWSKGKQKEKVNNMVLFDQATYDKLMSEAPKFKLITPSILSDRLRINGSLARKAIRDLMVKGTIRMVSTHSSQQINTRATCLT from the exons CAGGCACCAAAGAAGGACAAAGTCCCACCACCATCCTCTAAACCCGCCAAATCCGGTGGCGGAAAGCAGAAAAAGAAG AAGTGGAGCAAAGGAAAGCAAAAGGAGAAGGTGAACAACATGGTTCTGTTCGATCAAGCAACTTACGACAAGCTTATGTCTGAAGCTCCTAAGTTCAAATTGATCACTCCTTCGATTCTCTCTGACCGTCTTCGG ATCAATGGGTCGCTTGCTAGAAAGGCGATAAGAGATTTGATGGTGAAAGGCACGATAAGGATGGTTTCTACTCACTCAAGTCAGCAGATTAACACTAGGGCTACTTGCTTGACTTAA